The segment TTAGTTGGTCACCTCCGGCAGTCAACATCCCAAAAGGCTTGAAATCCCTCAGAGGAGTGTTGGACTGACAGAGTGCTGCACCTGGGGCTCCTGAACATGAGCAGAAcatctctctctgctttttgaCCCCATGGCatcactgctgctccaccttctgCTGGAGATGAGTCAGGATGAGAACACATGTCAATGCTCTGCGTCAAGGGCCTCCAGGGTCCCGACCAAGGCCTTATGATGCCCTTAAAAAAGAGATGCCAGTGCACATGAGCAATGCAATGAGGGAAACTGATTTTGGTCATGTGTGGTGCTCGGAGTTAGGACCGTTACATCAAACGTTAGCGTAGGTGCAGGGTGATGCAAGTCATACGGTTGATTGGAAACTGAGATGATCTAAATGAATTGTTTTCTCCTTTCTTGCAGACAGGAACGAGAAGCAAACTTTGCCCAGAAGAAAGCTGAGCGAGCTACAGTTAGAACTCATTTCCGGGAAAAGTACCGGTTACCAAAGGTAAACTAATTCAGCTCTTctattgtaaagaaatgttaattcaccaagaaaaaaaacaaaaataaacagaataacTGCATGTATAAAGGTTATTCTTGTAGTGCACCTCGTTAACTATGGAGGACTTTTAGTTTCTTTGTTTTAGTATTGACATGCATGTATACATATGTCTTCTGTGTGTCTACGAACTTGTGGACCACCTCAGAACGAGTTGGATGAGACCCAGATCCAGCAGGCGGGGGATGACGTGGAGCTGCCCACGGAGCTGGCCAAGATGATCGCTGAAGACAACCAGGAGGAAACGCACAAGCAGTCCGTGCTGGGCCAGCTGTCCAACATCCAGAACGTGGACATggaccagctgaaagacaaagccCAGGCCACGCTGGAGGACCTGAAAAAGCAGACGGAGAACTGCAGCCTCATGTGATCCTGCAAACCTCCCAGAAGATTAGAGTTTGACTTGTACAAATATTTTTCAGAGGCAGAGCTGCTCTAGAGATAGAAATATTCTTGTTGCTTCAGTGGAATGTCAGTTGGCATAGCCACATAATAACAGTTTTTCTAGCTGTGCAAAGTTGGACAGACGCCCCCgcggaaaagaaaggaaaagctgATATTTTGAAATCTTCGGCTCATATTACAAACTGGAAAGAGAGTAGTTCTAGCTACAGTGTCATCTAGGGAATTTTTCTTGTTGACCCTCAAATCTCCAATAAGTCAAATGAATGTCATTCACATATTTTGATCGAATCAGCTAACTTGCACTCTCAAAGACTGTGGTTCTTGGGCTCCTCCTATTGA is part of the Pleuronectes platessa chromosome 1, fPlePla1.1, whole genome shotgun sequence genome and harbors:
- the cplx3b gene encoding complexin-3b; the encoded protein is MSFMVKHMVGGQLKNLTGGLTEEKPEAEKTDAAAQGMTQEEFEQYQQQLEEEKQEREANFAQKKAERATVRTHFREKYRLPKNELDETQIQQAGDDVELPTELAKMIAEDNQEETHKQSVLGQLSNIQNVDMDQLKDKAQATLEDLKKQTENCSLM